The Microbacterium sp. KUDC0406 genome includes a window with the following:
- a CDS encoding YlxR family protein — translation MEPVRTCVGCRERASRSALIRVVARNGELVLDERAVMSGRGAWLHPARECMDAALRRRAFARALRASGPLEFSEADVRIIEQYRQRNKG, via the coding sequence ATGGAACCTGTACGAACGTGTGTCGGTTGCCGCGAACGTGCCTCTCGATCCGCTCTGATCAGGGTGGTTGCCCGGAATGGTGAACTCGTCCTCGACGAGCGCGCCGTGATGAGCGGGAGAGGGGCGTGGCTGCATCCGGCTCGTGAATGCATGGATGCCGCGCTGCGGCGCCGTGCCTTCGCTCGTGCACTGCGTGCGTCCGGACCCCTGGAGTTCTCCGAGGCCGACGTGCGGATCATCGAACAGTATCGCCAGAGAAACAAAGGCTGA
- the truB gene encoding tRNA pseudouridine(55) synthase TruB, producing MVSPGILLVDKPGGLTSHDVVARVRRAFGTRKVGHAGTLDPMATGLLVIGIEGATRLLTYIVGADKTYRATIRLGQATSTDDAEGELVSRTDAAEVPASAIEGGIAALRGEISQVPSAVSAIKVDGRRAYDRVRAGEQVELAARDVTVSRFDVLAERRGDGVIDLDVIVDCSSGTYIRALARDLGTGLGVGGHLTALRRTRVGGIDVSGAVTIDELAGAVPMTPADAAGRVLPVIDVSADEARDLWHGKRLAGQAVRLPAPLAAAVDPEQVLVGIVEARGGDLKSAMNMPEEAAR from the coding sequence ATGGTCTCGCCCGGAATCCTCCTCGTCGACAAGCCAGGCGGACTCACCAGTCATGATGTCGTCGCCCGCGTGCGACGCGCGTTCGGCACCCGCAAGGTGGGGCACGCCGGCACGCTCGATCCGATGGCCACCGGGCTTCTGGTGATCGGGATCGAGGGCGCCACGCGCCTGCTCACCTACATCGTGGGCGCCGACAAGACCTACCGGGCGACGATCCGCCTCGGGCAGGCGACCAGCACCGATGACGCCGAGGGCGAGCTCGTCTCGCGGACGGATGCCGCCGAAGTGCCGGCATCCGCGATCGAAGGGGGCATCGCCGCGCTGAGGGGCGAGATCTCCCAGGTTCCCAGCGCCGTCTCGGCCATCAAGGTGGACGGGCGGCGTGCCTACGACCGCGTGCGCGCGGGGGAGCAGGTCGAGCTCGCGGCTCGCGATGTGACCGTGTCGCGCTTCGACGTGCTGGCGGAGCGCCGGGGGGACGGCGTCATCGACCTCGACGTGATCGTGGACTGCTCTTCCGGAACCTATATCCGCGCACTCGCCCGTGACCTCGGCACCGGTCTCGGTGTAGGCGGGCACCTGACCGCGCTGCGCCGCACCAGGGTCGGCGGAATCGACGTCTCCGGCGCCGTCACGATCGATGAGCTGGCCGGAGCCGTCCCGATGACCCCGGCCGACGCGGCGGGGCGGGTCCTGCCCGTGATCGACGTCAGCGCCGACGAGGCCCGCGACCTCTGGCACGGCAAGCGCCTGGCGGGGCAGGCCGTGCGTCTGCCGGCGCCTCTGGCGGCCGCCGTCGATCCCGAGCAGGTGCTCGTCGGCATCGTCGAGGCTCGAGGCGGGGATCTGAAGAGCGCCATGAACATGCCTGAGGAGGCAGCCCGATGA
- a CDS encoding TetR/AcrR family transcriptional regulator, translating to MSREQPRRRYTSRLREQQASETRERIIRAAAELFASGGYAGTSLPQIARAADVSTETVQSHGPKIRLLHAAIDLLSFGTGDEGEVLDTDLGSRFRTAGSAADAARISAVILAEVNSRSHGLWLAFSEAARSDPELAASLRRLTESIREENLRVTGLWRSHGWLREDVPDVELARWGAVIGSVEVYDRVVRIEGAGLEAYRNLIARLMRELMVKD from the coding sequence ATGTCGAGAGAGCAACCGCGGCGCCGTTACACGTCGCGCCTTCGTGAACAGCAGGCCTCCGAGACGCGGGAGCGCATCATCCGCGCCGCCGCGGAACTCTTCGCGTCGGGCGGTTACGCGGGGACTTCGTTGCCGCAGATCGCGCGCGCCGCGGATGTCTCCACCGAGACCGTGCAGAGCCACGGACCGAAGATCCGCCTTCTGCACGCCGCGATCGACCTGCTGTCCTTCGGTACGGGCGATGAGGGCGAGGTGCTCGACACGGACCTGGGGTCACGGTTCCGGACGGCCGGATCCGCAGCGGATGCCGCGCGCATCAGCGCCGTGATCCTCGCCGAGGTCAACAGCCGCAGTCACGGGCTGTGGCTGGCCTTCTCGGAAGCAGCGCGCTCCGACCCTGAGCTTGCGGCGTCCCTTCGGAGGCTCACTGAGAGCATCCGGGAGGAGAATCTCCGGGTGACGGGCCTCTGGCGCTCGCACGGCTGGTTGCGTGAGGACGTGCCGGACGTCGAACTCGCACGGTGGGGCGCAGTGATCGGATCGGTCGAGGTCTACGACAGGGTTGTTCGGATCGAAGGGGCGGGCCTGGAGGCGTACCGGAACCTCATCGCGCGCCTGATGCGCGAACTGATGGTGAAGGACTGA
- the nusA gene encoding transcription termination factor NusA, which produces MDIELGLLRGIEKEKAIPFDELVEIIEQAILTAYLKNASSEGDETTEGVRVHLDRKTGHVAVLQPVLDDEGAVVGEEETTPEDFGRIAAFAAKQVISQRLRDIADDAVLGEFRGKEGDIVAGVVQQGPNPRMIHVDLGSVEAILPPEEQVPGEEYTHGSRLRVYVTSVSKGTKGPQITVSRTHPGLVRKLFALEVPEIAAGLVEIVSLAREAGHRTKIAVTANDPSINAKGACIGELGRRVRAVTEELSGEKIDIVDHNPDLATFVANALSPAKVTSAFVLDAGTKAVRALVPDYQLSLAIGKEGQNARLAAKLTGAKIDIQPDSVMD; this is translated from the coding sequence ATGGACATCGAACTCGGACTGCTGCGCGGCATCGAGAAGGAGAAGGCGATCCCCTTCGATGAGCTCGTCGAGATCATCGAGCAGGCGATCCTGACGGCCTACCTCAAGAACGCCTCCTCCGAGGGCGACGAGACCACCGAGGGCGTGCGCGTCCACCTCGACCGCAAGACCGGTCACGTCGCCGTGCTGCAGCCGGTGCTCGATGACGAGGGCGCGGTCGTCGGCGAGGAGGAGACGACGCCCGAGGACTTCGGTCGCATCGCCGCCTTCGCGGCCAAGCAGGTCATCAGCCAGCGCCTCCGCGACATCGCCGACGACGCGGTGCTCGGTGAGTTCCGCGGCAAGGAGGGCGACATCGTCGCCGGTGTCGTCCAGCAGGGCCCGAACCCGCGCATGATCCACGTGGATCTCGGATCGGTCGAGGCGATCCTCCCGCCCGAGGAGCAGGTCCCCGGCGAGGAGTACACGCACGGCTCGCGTCTGCGCGTGTACGTGACGAGCGTGTCCAAGGGCACGAAGGGGCCTCAGATCACCGTGTCGCGGACCCACCCCGGTCTGGTGCGCAAGCTGTTCGCTCTCGAGGTGCCGGAGATCGCCGCGGGCCTGGTCGAGATTGTCTCGCTCGCCCGTGAGGCCGGCCATCGCACCAAGATCGCGGTCACGGCGAACGACCCGTCCATCAACGCGAAGGGTGCCTGCATCGGGGAGCTCGGCCGCCGCGTGCGCGCCGTCACCGAGGAACTGTCCGGCGAGAAGATCGACATCGTCGACCACAATCCCGATCTCGCCACCTTCGTCGCGAACGCGCTCTCGCCCGCCAAGGTCACCAGCGCGTTCGTGCTGGACGCCGGCACCAAGGCCGTCCGCGCCCTGGTGCCCGACTATCAGCTGTCGCTCGCGATCGGCAAGGAGGGCCAGAACGCCCGCCTCGCCGCGAAGCTCACGGGCGCGAAGATCGACATTCAGCCCGACAGCGTCATGGACTGA
- the rbfA gene encoding 30S ribosome-binding factor RbfA encodes MAGERQARLADRIRVILAERLEKGLRDPRLGFVTITDVRVSGDLQHASVFYTVLGTEEERVASGAALTSATGMLRSEVGRQLSTRLVPTLEFIPDALPETADHIGALLREAQERDAEVARLASTATHAGDADPYREADEEGDER; translated from the coding sequence ATGGCTGGCGAACGACAGGCACGGCTCGCGGACCGCATCCGCGTCATCCTCGCCGAGCGGCTGGAGAAGGGGCTGCGCGACCCGCGCCTCGGCTTCGTCACGATCACGGACGTGCGCGTCTCGGGCGACCTCCAGCACGCCTCTGTGTTCTACACGGTGCTCGGCACCGAGGAGGAGCGCGTGGCCAGCGGCGCTGCGCTGACCTCGGCGACCGGGATGCTGCGCAGCGAGGTGGGCCGTCAGCTGAGCACCCGTCTGGTGCCGACGCTGGAGTTCATCCCGGACGCCTTGCCGGAGACCGCTGATCACATCGGCGCTCTGCTGCGCGAGGCGCAGGAGCGCGACGCCGAGGTGGCCAGACTCGCTTCGACCGCCACGCACGCCGGCGACGCCGACCCGTACCGCGAGGCGGACGAAGAGGGCGACGAGCGGTAG
- a CDS encoding glycosyltransferase yields MTPLNVLVIGADAGGNVPPVAAVCRELVERGHRVAFAGMLLRHVGVEPVPLPALMGHQPGLAANGVAQMTDMARMGMGPALAKQVRQEIGRRHPDVVAIDGIMVSSIREATRIGPPTAVLFHSFGALWGGRMSRGPASAVLGPFGLSPTAVWGAADARLLLTDRDLDPLTDEENTLGFEWTGTTEQAVPPAPRSHDEPPLVLVSLSSVWQRKQDDVYRRVITALGRLPVRAVVTRSMPQTPLRGEFPPNVEVRGRSAHTEILPHAALVIGHGGHSTTLAALAHGVPLLVLPMNRTSDQPLIGRVVESQGAGRVLSRSVPAPELQSSIADLLADARIATAAARVGERLRAERGAAVAADRIEQLAGR; encoded by the coding sequence GTGACACCGCTGAACGTCCTCGTCATCGGGGCTGATGCCGGCGGCAACGTGCCGCCGGTGGCCGCCGTGTGCCGCGAGCTCGTCGAGCGCGGGCACCGCGTCGCCTTCGCAGGCATGCTCCTGCGCCACGTGGGAGTGGAACCCGTCCCCCTGCCCGCGCTGATGGGGCACCAGCCCGGGCTCGCCGCGAACGGCGTCGCGCAGATGACGGACATGGCGCGGATGGGCATGGGCCCGGCGCTCGCGAAGCAGGTGCGTCAGGAGATCGGCCGGCGGCATCCCGATGTCGTCGCGATCGACGGCATCATGGTCTCGTCCATCCGCGAGGCCACTCGCATCGGACCGCCCACGGCCGTGCTGTTCCACTCGTTCGGAGCGCTCTGGGGCGGCAGGATGTCGCGGGGACCGGCCAGTGCGGTGCTCGGTCCGTTCGGGCTGAGCCCGACGGCGGTGTGGGGTGCGGCGGATGCCCGCCTGCTCCTGACCGACCGCGATCTCGACCCGCTCACCGATGAGGAGAACACCCTCGGCTTCGAGTGGACCGGGACGACCGAGCAGGCTGTTCCGCCGGCGCCTCGAAGCCACGACGAACCGCCGCTGGTGCTGGTCAGCCTCAGCAGCGTCTGGCAGCGCAAGCAGGACGACGTCTACCGTCGGGTGATCACCGCACTCGGCCGGCTGCCGGTCCGGGCGGTGGTCACCCGGTCGATGCCGCAGACCCCGCTGCGGGGCGAGTTCCCGCCGAACGTCGAGGTGCGCGGCAGGTCGGCGCACACCGAGATCCTGCCGCACGCGGCGCTCGTGATCGGACACGGCGGCCATTCCACGACGCTCGCCGCCCTCGCGCACGGCGTGCCGCTGCTCGTGCTCCCGATGAACAGGACCTCCGATCAGCCGCTGATCGGACGGGTCGTCGAGTCCCAGGGCGCCGGACGGGTGCTGTCGCGGTCCGTGCCGGCGCCGGAGCTGCAGTCGTCCATCGCCGACCTCCTCGCGGACGCGCGCATCGCCACGGCCGCGGCGCGCGTCGGAGAACGCCTGCGCGCAGAACGCGGCGCCGCCGTCGCCGCCGACCGGATAGAGCAGCTCGCCGGTCGGTGA
- a CDS encoding RNB domain-containing ribonuclease — translation MPQRRPHIADSAAQSALAEALAELRDSFDTPFPPEALAEAEKATAVAPDLDLRDIPFATLDPAGSRDLDQAFQLERRGTGFTVRYAIADVPGFVVPGGALDATARERGQTLYAADGSIPLHPAVLSEGSASLLPGQDRPALVWTFALDAEGSVARTTLQRALIRSRVQLDYVTTQRGLDAGEDSPASLLPEIGRLRLEQEAARGGASLNLPDAEVVRTGPGQYGIERRQPLPVEDWNAQLSLMTGMAAADIMLDGGVGVLRTMPQPDEETFEEFRTQTRALGRPWTTGRYGEYLRSLDRADPLTLPVLEAASALFCGAGYVVFDGTAPEETLQAAIGAPYAHATAPLRRLVDRWSLAICLALSRGDEVPAWAREGLAELPRLMQESSSRASQLNAQTVERVEAALLAPRVGEVFEATVIRPANGEGEATVQIAEPAVTARAPVPAGARPGGVVRVRLDAADIRTGAVAFSAAGSR, via the coding sequence ATGCCCCAGCGCCGACCGCACATCGCAGACTCCGCCGCGCAGAGCGCGCTGGCCGAGGCTCTCGCCGAACTGAGGGACTCCTTCGACACGCCGTTCCCGCCGGAGGCTCTCGCCGAGGCCGAGAAGGCCACCGCGGTCGCGCCGGATCTGGACCTGCGCGACATCCCGTTCGCGACGCTCGATCCGGCAGGGTCCAGGGACCTGGATCAGGCGTTCCAGCTCGAGCGGAGGGGCACGGGCTTCACCGTGCGCTACGCGATCGCCGACGTGCCCGGTTTCGTCGTGCCCGGCGGGGCCCTGGATGCAACGGCGCGCGAGCGCGGGCAGACGCTGTACGCCGCCGACGGTTCGATTCCGCTGCATCCTGCGGTGCTCAGCGAGGGCAGCGCGTCGCTGCTGCCGGGGCAGGATCGGCCGGCGCTGGTGTGGACGTTCGCCCTGGATGCCGAGGGCTCCGTCGCCCGCACGACGCTGCAGCGCGCGCTGATCCGCTCCCGCGTGCAGCTCGACTACGTCACCACCCAGCGGGGCCTGGATGCCGGTGAGGACTCCCCCGCATCGCTGCTGCCCGAGATCGGGAGGCTGCGGCTCGAGCAGGAGGCGGCGCGCGGCGGCGCGAGCCTGAACCTGCCGGATGCCGAGGTCGTGCGCACCGGCCCTGGACAGTACGGCATCGAGCGCCGGCAGCCGCTGCCCGTCGAGGACTGGAACGCCCAGCTGTCGCTGATGACGGGTATGGCGGCCGCGGACATCATGCTCGACGGCGGCGTCGGCGTGCTGCGCACCATGCCGCAGCCCGATGAGGAGACGTTCGAGGAGTTCCGCACACAGACGCGGGCGCTCGGTCGCCCCTGGACCACGGGTCGGTACGGCGAGTACCTGCGCAGTCTGGACCGGGCGGATCCGCTGACCCTTCCCGTGCTCGAGGCGGCGAGCGCCCTGTTCTGCGGCGCCGGCTATGTCGTCTTCGACGGCACAGCGCCCGAGGAGACGCTGCAGGCAGCGATCGGCGCGCCGTACGCGCACGCGACGGCCCCGCTGCGCCGGCTCGTCGACCGTTGGTCCCTCGCGATCTGCCTGGCGCTCTCACGGGGCGACGAGGTTCCGGCGTGGGCGCGCGAAGGTCTGGCCGAGCTGCCGAGACTCATGCAGGAGTCGTCGTCGCGGGCATCGCAGCTGAACGCGCAGACCGTCGAGCGGGTCGAGGCCGCCCTGCTCGCACCGCGCGTCGGCGAGGTCTTCGAAGCGACCGTCATCCGGCCTGCGAACGGCGAGGGCGAGGCGACCGTGCAGATCGCCGAGCCCGCCGTGACCGCCCGCGCACCGGTCCCTGCAGGGGCCAGGCCGGGCGGCGTCGTGCGCGTGCGGCTCGACGCCGCCGACATCCGCACCGGCGCTGTCGCCTTCTCGGCCGCGGGGTCGAGGTGA
- a CDS encoding isocitrate lyase/PEP mutase family protein — MTTTADKAQTLAALYDAPEILRVVNIWDVVSAQAIAALPETRALATAGHSIAATFGYADGQIPRDLMIDFVGRIAAAVELPVSADLDDGYGDAGETTRLAIGVGVVGANIEDRLKPLADSVAQVEAIVKAGEAEGVPFVLNARTDAIVRGGDKPLADKLADAVERGRAYLDAGAKAVFVPGILDAEATRTLVDGIGAGKVSVIGLPGALTAAEYEALGVARISYGPTTQRVALTALQDVATSLYADGVIPEGTRALN, encoded by the coding sequence ATGACCACCACCGCTGACAAGGCACAGACGCTCGCCGCCCTCTACGACGCACCGGAGATCCTTCGCGTCGTCAACATCTGGGACGTCGTCTCGGCGCAGGCGATCGCCGCACTGCCCGAGACCCGCGCCCTCGCGACAGCCGGCCACTCCATCGCCGCGACCTTCGGCTACGCCGACGGGCAGATCCCGCGCGATCTCATGATCGACTTCGTCGGCCGCATCGCCGCGGCCGTCGAGCTGCCGGTGAGCGCCGACCTGGATGACGGGTACGGAGACGCCGGCGAGACCACACGGCTTGCGATCGGCGTCGGCGTGGTCGGTGCGAACATCGAGGACCGTCTGAAGCCGCTGGCCGATTCGGTCGCGCAGGTCGAGGCGATCGTGAAGGCAGGGGAGGCCGAGGGCGTGCCGTTCGTGCTGAACGCCCGCACCGACGCGATCGTGCGCGGCGGCGACAAGCCACTGGCCGACAAGCTCGCGGACGCCGTGGAGCGCGGCCGGGCCTACCTCGACGCCGGGGCGAAGGCCGTCTTCGTGCCGGGAATCCTCGACGCAGAGGCGACCCGCACGCTCGTCGACGGGATCGGCGCCGGGAAGGTCAGCGTGATCGGGCTGCCCGGTGCGCTCACCGCGGCGGAGTACGAGGCGCTGGGCGTCGCACGCATCTCCTACGGGCCCACCACCCAGCGCGTCGCCCTGACCGCCCTGCAGGACGTCGCCACCAGCCTGTACGCGGACGGCGTGATCCCGGAGGGCACCAGAGCGCTGAACTGA
- a CDS encoding glycosyltransferase, which produces MVNTALLYSTTSAEDRREIMASLLFASVPVHGHLTPLLPLARALVERGDHVRFLTGARFRDVVAAAGAEHVPLPADADFDDRRIGDRFPGREGLSPVKAIAHDIEHVFVRPGASQFAAIQHLLEDEPADAIVVDPTFAAGALLVELPPAERPPVIVGGALPLNLPEPGLAPFGLGLPPRHGVSGAIRNHALHALTDRLFAPVNAAGREIGRRALGAEPRFPVMDWMRHADAIAQLAVESFEYPRPATDARVVFIGPASVSDARVHSRPEWWPDLDGARPVIHVTQGTLANDDLGDLVLPTIEAFADSDALVVVATGGVPVSSLGALPENVRVAEFLPYDELLPLTTVMISNGGYGGAQFALRHGVPLVVAPGQEDKIEVAARVAWSGAGVNLRRQRPAPAQLRRAVDRVLQDPSYRRAAERIGADIAAAPGASGFAALVDILIAERTLAGATG; this is translated from the coding sequence ATGGTGAATACTGCACTCCTATATTCAACCACATCCGCCGAAGATCGGAGAGAGATCATGGCTTCCCTGTTGTTCGCGAGCGTCCCGGTGCATGGGCACCTCACCCCTCTGCTCCCCCTCGCCCGGGCGCTCGTCGAGAGAGGCGATCACGTGCGGTTCCTCACGGGGGCCCGTTTCCGCGACGTCGTCGCCGCTGCCGGGGCCGAGCACGTTCCGCTGCCCGCCGACGCCGACTTCGACGACCGCCGGATAGGCGACCGCTTCCCCGGGCGAGAGGGACTGTCGCCGGTGAAGGCGATCGCGCACGACATCGAGCACGTCTTCGTCCGACCCGGCGCGAGCCAGTTCGCGGCCATCCAGCACTTGCTCGAGGACGAGCCCGCAGACGCGATCGTCGTGGATCCGACCTTCGCTGCGGGCGCCCTGCTGGTCGAACTGCCGCCGGCAGAACGTCCGCCCGTCATCGTCGGCGGGGCATTGCCCCTGAACCTTCCCGAGCCCGGTCTGGCTCCGTTCGGGTTGGGGCTGCCGCCGAGGCACGGTGTGTCCGGCGCCATCCGCAACCATGCACTGCATGCCCTCACAGATCGTCTCTTCGCGCCGGTGAACGCGGCCGGTCGCGAGATCGGGCGCCGTGCACTCGGCGCAGAGCCGCGCTTCCCCGTGATGGACTGGATGCGGCATGCCGATGCGATCGCACAGCTCGCCGTCGAGTCGTTCGAGTATCCGCGGCCGGCGACCGATGCCAGGGTCGTCTTCATCGGTCCGGCATCGGTCTCGGACGCGCGCGTCCACTCACGACCGGAATGGTGGCCCGACCTCGATGGCGCCCGGCCTGTGATCCACGTGACCCAGGGGACGCTCGCGAACGATGACCTGGGCGATCTCGTTCTGCCGACGATCGAAGCCTTCGCCGACTCGGACGCCCTGGTCGTGGTCGCCACCGGCGGTGTACCGGTCTCTTCACTCGGCGCGCTGCCGGAGAACGTACGCGTCGCGGAGTTCCTGCCGTACGACGAACTGCTGCCGCTGACGACGGTGATGATCAGCAATGGCGGCTACGGTGGTGCACAGTTCGCGCTGCGACATGGCGTTCCGCTGGTGGTCGCCCCGGGACAGGAGGACAAGATCGAGGTGGCCGCAAGAGTCGCCTGGTCGGGTGCGGGCGTGAATCTGCGCCGGCAGCGCCCCGCACCCGCGCAGTTGCGGCGCGCGGTCGACCGTGTTCTGCAGGACCCGTCTTATCGGCGTGCGGCGGAGCGGATCGGTGCCGACATCGCGGCTGCCCCCGGCGCATCGGGGTTCGCCGCGCTGGTCGACATCCTCATCGCCGAGCGCACCCTGGCTGGTGCGACCGGCTGA
- a CDS encoding A/G-specific adenine glycosylase: protein MLQQTPVARVIPHLEAWLERWPTPAAQAAATPAQVVHQWANLGYPRRALWLHRAAIEVVERHGGVVPRDVDALLALSGIGDYTARAVAVFSYGDRHPVVDTNTRRVIARAVDGRSQPAPPSRRDLMRMSALLPEDDDDAAVFNAAAMELGAVVCTARSPRCGICPLAPSCAWLAAGRPDTGDERRRQARYEGSDRQTRGGILRALRHATDHRMPADAVLADWPDRAQRDRAIDSLIADGLVEASDDHLLLPR, encoded by the coding sequence ATGCTGCAGCAGACTCCGGTCGCACGGGTGATCCCGCACCTGGAGGCCTGGCTGGAGCGCTGGCCGACGCCGGCCGCGCAGGCCGCGGCGACGCCGGCCCAGGTGGTGCATCAGTGGGCGAATCTCGGCTACCCGCGGCGCGCGCTCTGGCTGCACCGCGCCGCCATCGAGGTGGTCGAGCGGCACGGTGGTGTCGTGCCCCGCGATGTCGACGCGCTGCTGGCGCTGTCCGGCATCGGCGACTACACCGCGCGAGCCGTCGCCGTGTTCAGCTACGGCGACCGGCACCCGGTCGTCGACACCAACACCCGCAGGGTGATCGCACGGGCGGTGGACGGCCGGTCGCAGCCCGCCCCGCCGTCCCGGCGGGATCTGATGCGCATGTCGGCGCTTCTCCCCGAGGACGACGACGATGCCGCGGTCTTCAACGCCGCCGCGATGGAGCTCGGCGCGGTGGTCTGCACCGCACGCTCGCCGCGATGCGGGATCTGCCCGCTCGCGCCCTCCTGCGCCTGGCTTGCCGCCGGCCGCCCCGACACCGGCGACGAGCGTCGCCGCCAGGCGCGCTACGAGGGATCGGACCGGCAGACCCGCGGCGGCATCCTGCGCGCGCTGCGGCACGCGACGGATCATCGGATGCCGGCGGATGCCGTGCTCGCGGACTGGCCGGATCGGGCGCAGCGCGACCGGGCGATCGACTCCCTGATCGCCGACGGCCTCGTCGAGGCATCCGACGACCACCTGCTGCTCCCCCGCTGA
- a CDS encoding proline--tRNA ligase, whose amino-acid sequence MVTRLSHLFVRTLREDPAGAEVTSHRLLIRAGYIRPQAAGIFAWLPLGLRVKAKIERIVREEMAAAGAQEVHFPALMPREAYEATGRWEEYGDLLFRLQDRKGGDYLLAPTHEEAFTLLVKDLYSSYKDLPLSIYQIQDKYRDEARPRAGLLRGREFTMKDAYSFDYTDAGLDISYQAQRDAYERIFQRLGMEYVIVQADAGAMGGSRSEEFLHPTPIGEDTFVRSAGGYAANVEAYTTPEIAPVAFDPDGSPVIFDSPNTPTIDTLVTHSNAVLDGEYTAAHTLKNVVLALTHLDGSRELVVVGVPGDRDVDEKRAEVAFAPADVEPATDADFEKHPLLVRGYIGPWSETGAVLGEESATGIRYLVDPRVAEGTSWITGANTDQKHAHSVVSGRDFSADGFVEVASVRDGDEAPDGSGPVTIARGMEIGHVFQLGRKYAEALGLKVLDENGKLTTVTMGSYGIGVTRILAAIAELNSDDKGLIWPETIAPFDVHVIATGKDQVAFDLAEQLSADIEATRRDVLFDDRPKVSPGVKFGDAELLGVPTIVIVGRGAADGQVELWDRRSGERETVAASELVARLG is encoded by the coding sequence GTGGTCACCCGTCTCTCTCATCTCTTCGTCCGCACGCTCCGTGAAGACCCGGCCGGTGCCGAGGTCACGAGCCACAGGCTGCTGATCCGCGCCGGCTACATCCGGCCGCAGGCCGCCGGCATCTTCGCCTGGCTCCCGCTGGGGCTGCGCGTGAAGGCGAAGATCGAGAGGATCGTGCGTGAGGAGATGGCGGCCGCCGGCGCCCAGGAGGTGCACTTCCCCGCCCTGATGCCGCGCGAGGCGTACGAGGCCACCGGCCGCTGGGAGGAGTACGGCGATCTGCTCTTCCGTCTGCAGGATCGCAAGGGCGGCGACTACCTGCTCGCCCCGACGCACGAAGAGGCTTTCACGCTGCTCGTCAAGGATCTGTACTCGTCGTACAAGGACCTGCCGCTGTCGATCTACCAGATTCAGGACAAGTACCGCGACGAGGCGCGTCCCCGTGCCGGCCTGCTGCGCGGCCGCGAGTTCACGATGAAGGACGCCTACTCGTTCGACTACACGGACGCCGGACTCGACATCAGCTACCAGGCGCAGCGCGACGCCTACGAGCGCATCTTCCAGCGCCTGGGCATGGAGTACGTGATCGTGCAGGCGGATGCCGGTGCGATGGGCGGCTCGCGCAGCGAGGAGTTCCTGCACCCGACTCCGATCGGCGAGGACACGTTCGTGCGCTCGGCCGGCGGCTACGCCGCCAACGTCGAGGCGTACACGACGCCCGAGATCGCTCCGGTCGCGTTCGACCCCGACGGCTCCCCGGTGATCTTCGACTCGCCGAACACACCGACCATCGACACGCTCGTGACGCACAGCAACGCCGTGCTGGACGGCGAGTACACCGCGGCTCACACTCTGAAGAACGTGGTGCTCGCGCTGACCCACCTCGACGGCAGCCGTGAGCTCGTCGTCGTCGGCGTGCCCGGCGATCGCGACGTCGACGAGAAGCGCGCCGAGGTGGCCTTCGCGCCCGCCGACGTCGAACCGGCGACCGACGCCGACTTCGAGAAGCACCCGCTGCTCGTGCGCGGCTACATCGGCCCGTGGAGCGAGACCGGCGCCGTGCTCGGCGAGGAGTCCGCCACCGGCATCCGCTACCTGGTCGACCCCCGCGTCGCCGAGGGCACGAGCTGGATCACCGGTGCGAACACCGACCAGAAGCACGCGCACAGCGTGGTGTCCGGGCGCGACTTCAGCGCGGACGGCTTCGTCGAGGTCGCCAGCGTGCGCGACGGTGATGAGGCCCCCGACGGTTCCGGTCCTGTCACGATCGCCCGTGGCATGGAGATCGGCCACGTCTTCCAGCTGGGCCGCAAGTACGCCGAGGCGCTCGGACTCAAGGTGCTCGACGAGAACGGCAAGCTCACCACGGTCACGATGGGCTCATACGGCATCGGCGTCACCCGCATCCTCGCGGCGATCGCCGAGCTGAACAGCGACGACAAGGGCCTGATCTGGCCCGAGACCATTGCGCCGTTCGACGTGCACGTGATCGCCACAGGAAAGGATCAGGTCGCCTTCGACCTGGCGGAGCAGCTGTCCGCCGACATCGAGGCGACCCGGCGCGACGTGCTCTTCGACGACCGTCCGAAGGTCTCACCCGGCGTGAAGTTCGGTGACGCCGAACTGCTCGGAGTGCCGACCATCGTCATCGTGGGTCGCGGTGCGGCCGACGGCCAGGTCGAGCTGTGGGACCGCCGGTCCGGCGAGCGCGAGACCGTCGCGGCATCCGAGCTGGTCGCGCGCCTGGGGTGA